One Pseudomonadales bacterium genomic region harbors:
- the pdxH gene encoding pyridoxamine 5'-phosphate oxidase — protein MDIDHIRREYLAGGLHREQLDKDPITQFQSWLRQAIDADLVDPTAMTVATVDSTGQPSQRIVLVKQCDANGFVFYTNLGSRKAKEIAINAKVSLHFAWLPLERQVKICGVAERLSTAQVLKYFISRPKDSQLGAWVSEQSQPLSSRMLLEQKFAEVKQKFAHGEVPLPSFWGGYCIRPHEIEFWQGGPNRLHDRFQYQLGANQEWSIERLAP, from the coding sequence ATGGATATTGATCATATACGACGCGAATACCTTGCTGGCGGATTGCATAGAGAGCAGCTGGATAAAGATCCCATCACCCAGTTTCAAAGCTGGCTCAGGCAGGCAATCGATGCTGATCTGGTGGATCCAACAGCGATGACGGTAGCGACGGTGGATAGTACCGGGCAGCCTTCGCAAAGAATCGTGCTGGTCAAACAATGTGATGCAAATGGATTTGTTTTCTATACCAACCTAGGCAGTCGTAAAGCTAAAGAGATTGCGATTAACGCTAAAGTCAGCCTTCACTTTGCGTGGTTACCATTGGAGCGGCAGGTAAAGATCTGTGGCGTCGCGGAAAGATTATCGACAGCTCAGGTGCTGAAATACTTTATTTCCCGGCCCAAGGATAGTCAGCTTGGTGCCTGGGTGTCCGAGCAAAGTCAGCCTTTGTCTTCGCGCATGTTGTTGGAACAGAAGTTTGCAGAGGTGAAACAAAAGTTTGCTCATGGTGAGGTACCGCTGCCTTCTTTTTGGGGTGGTTATTGTATCCGCCCACATGAAATAGAATTCTGGCAGGGCGGCCCTAATCGTTTACATGACAGGTTTCAGTACCAACTGGGGGCGAACCAAGAGTGGAGTATCGAGCGTTTGGCACCCTAA
- a CDS encoding OsmC family protein has protein sequence MQATIKWVEDVNFLAESGSGHQVVVDGPESHGGRNAGARPMELILMGLGGCTSFDVMSILKKSRQEVTDCVAHLEAERADEVPAVFTKIKIHFVVSGRSLKEAAVARAVSLSAEKFCSASIMLERAGVEISHSFEIKDLNVTAA, from the coding sequence ATGCAAGCAACGATAAAATGGGTAGAAGACGTAAATTTTCTAGCGGAGTCTGGCAGTGGCCATCAGGTGGTTGTTGATGGGCCGGAATCTCATGGCGGTCGTAATGCCGGGGCGCGACCGATGGAGCTAATTCTAATGGGGCTGGGTGGCTGCACCTCCTTCGATGTGATGAGTATTCTTAAGAAATCACGTCAAGAAGTGACGGATTGTGTTGCTCACCTGGAGGCAGAACGTGCCGATGAGGTGCCTGCGGTATTCACCAAAATAAAGATTCATTTTGTCGTTTCTGGGCGTTCACTCAAGGAAGCCGCAGTGGCGCGCGCGGTGTCTCTGTCGGCGGAAAAGTTCTGTTCTGCCTCTATTATGTTGGAACGGGCCGGGGTAGAAATTAGCCATAGTTTTGAAATTAAAGACCTTAATGTAACGGCTGCTTGA
- a CDS encoding fructosamine kinase family protein, with product MNLLPDIECWLLQQGHHAPFRATSISGGNICDSYRLDTGDGKRYFVKQKAAAPLSFFSAEAAGLRAIATTNTISTPKVFHFSSSFLLLEYLPVTSQHHNYWQTFAEQLASMHRITMPCFGFSMDNYCGSTAQPNPNSANGHDFFAQHRLLYQSQLAYGQGLLTAQDMIFVERLCYRLADLIPVQPACLVHGDLWSGNHHPGRQGRATLIDPACYWGWAETDIAMTKLFGGFPEIFYQHYHQHNPFQADWEERMDIYNLYHLLNHLNLFGHSYYAQVAIILKRYQ from the coding sequence ATGAATCTTTTGCCTGACATCGAGTGCTGGTTATTACAGCAAGGCCACCACGCCCCATTTAGAGCAACTTCCATCTCTGGCGGCAACATTTGTGATTCGTACCGACTAGATACGGGTGACGGAAAGCGCTATTTTGTAAAACAAAAGGCCGCTGCACCACTGTCTTTTTTTTCTGCTGAAGCGGCGGGGTTAAGGGCAATTGCCACCACCAATACAATTAGCACGCCTAAGGTTTTTCATTTTTCCAGCTCTTTCCTGCTGTTGGAATACTTACCTGTCACATCTCAGCACCACAATTATTGGCAAACATTCGCCGAACAATTGGCCAGCATGCACAGGATAACCATGCCCTGTTTCGGTTTCAGTATGGACAACTATTGTGGGAGTACCGCCCAACCAAATCCGAATAGCGCAAACGGTCACGATTTTTTTGCCCAGCACCGCTTGCTGTATCAGAGCCAATTAGCCTACGGCCAGGGGCTTTTGACCGCTCAGGACATGATCTTTGTCGAAAGACTTTGCTATCGTCTGGCCGACTTGATTCCAGTACAACCCGCCTGTTTAGTGCATGGCGATCTCTGGTCAGGCAATCATCATCCTGGGCGGCAAGGACGAGCTACTTTGATCGATCCAGCTTGCTATTGGGGTTGGGCGGAAACAGACATTGCCATGACTAAATTATTCGGTGGGTTTCCAGAAATTTTTTATCAACACTACCATCAACACAACCCGTTTCAGGCCGACTGGGAAGAGCGCATGGATATTTATAATCTTTACCATTTACTGAACCACCTTAATTTATTCGGCCACAGTTATTATGCGCAAGTGGCCATCATATTAAAACGTTACCAATAG
- a CDS encoding PilZ domain-containing protein, producing MPDQPHNNSILNNPHPRAVNIKQLKEIVSYFPIGDRVKYFPEYQPEMTMESIVLGYEINGHLVYTQNRLDILHNAEDKGRITLHIDNQDLEFTKIHSFCVLLPGKAGEEYKLNFLSKASLGSRGQFRNGNTITLIARYQERGAIMVETSVRESILPKDGYYRNHQLVLLEVLATSLEISEQRTHHRLICNMPIKLELTANQQLYNCILVNYSEVSTQIRFNPDIPVSNTLKVGDHLTMTLKLDQLHRTFVIRGCVMRCSEDNIIMLLQEILVGSEFQPFELIQALDVKSSLLQYPGIL from the coding sequence ATGCCAGATCAGCCGCATAACAACAGCATCCTGAACAACCCTCACCCCCGAGCTGTTAACATTAAGCAACTCAAGGAAATCGTCTCTTACTTCCCGATAGGTGATCGCGTGAAGTACTTCCCTGAATACCAACCCGAGATGACGATGGAATCCATCGTGCTAGGCTATGAAATCAATGGGCATCTAGTTTATACACAGAACCGATTAGACATTTTGCATAACGCCGAAGACAAAGGCCGCATCACTCTTCATATCGATAATCAAGATTTAGAATTCACAAAGATTCACAGCTTTTGCGTTCTGTTGCCAGGCAAAGCAGGGGAAGAATACAAACTCAACTTCCTTAGCAAGGCCTCGCTCGGCAGCCGCGGCCAGTTTCGTAACGGCAACACCATTACACTAATTGCCCGCTATCAGGAGCGCGGTGCGATAATGGTTGAAACCAGTGTGCGTGAATCCATTCTGCCTAAAGATGGCTATTACCGAAACCATCAGCTGGTGCTCCTGGAGGTACTTGCAACCAGTTTAGAAATCAGTGAACAACGCACACATCACCGACTCATTTGCAATATGCCGATCAAATTAGAACTCACCGCCAACCAACAGCTTTATAACTGCATTTTGGTCAATTATTCAGAGGTCAGCACGCAGATTCGCTTTAACCCTGACATACCGGTATCCAATACTCTAAAAGTCGGCGACCACCTGACGATGACACTAAAGCTGGATCAGCTGCATCGCACCTTTGTCATCAGGGGCTGCGTTATGCGCTGCAGTGAAGACAACATAATCATGTTATTACAAGAAATCCTAGTCGGCAGTGAATTTCAACCCTTTGAGCTCATTCAAGCACTTGACGTGAAGTCCTCTCTGTTACAATACCCAGGGATACTCTGA
- the fabA gene encoding 3-hydroxyacyl-[acyl-carrier-protein] dehydratase FabA has product MTQRQQSFTKEELLSCGRGEMFGPGNAQLPIPNMLMIDRITEISVESGEYGKGGIIAELDIDPSLWFFDCHFPGDPVMPGCLGLDAMWQLVGFYLGWMGYPGKGRALGCGEVKFAGQILPSAKKITYQIDLKRVITRKLILGIGDGRLSVDGKEIYFAKDLRVGLFKSTDSF; this is encoded by the coding sequence ATGACACAAAGACAGCAATCCTTTACAAAAGAAGAACTACTCAGCTGCGGACGCGGCGAAATGTTTGGCCCGGGTAATGCCCAATTACCCATTCCTAATATGCTCATGATCGATCGAATCACCGAAATATCAGTTGAAAGCGGCGAATACGGCAAAGGTGGAATTATTGCTGAATTAGACATAGACCCTAGCCTGTGGTTTTTTGATTGCCATTTCCCCGGCGACCCGGTCATGCCTGGCTGCCTTGGGCTCGATGCCATGTGGCAATTAGTAGGTTTTTATCTGGGCTGGATGGGTTACCCGGGGAAAGGCCGAGCCCTGGGATGCGGAGAAGTAAAGTTTGCTGGCCAAATACTGCCTAGCGCCAAAAAAATCACCTACCAGATTGATCTTAAACGCGTTATCACACGAAAGTTAATTCTAGGTATCGGCGATGGCAGATTATCTGTGGATGGCAAAGAGATTTATTTTGCTAAAGATTTGAGAGTTGGCCTGTTCAAGTCAACCGACAGCTTTTAA
- the fabB gene encoding beta-ketoacyl-ACP synthase I — protein MKRVVVTGMGIVSCLGNNKASVLESLQQGRSGIRFKEEYKELGLRSHIAGSINIDIDSAIDRRHRRFMSDAAAFAYIAMQEAIDDAGLTQEQVSNVRTGLVAGSGGPSLSNVVEVADILRSKGVKRIGPYRVPKTMSSTVSACLATPYQIKGVNYSITSACSTSAHCIGNAMELIQLGKQDIVFAGGGEEEHWTFTAQFDAMGALSTKYNETPELASRAYDVDRDGFVIAGGGAMLVIESLEHAIQRGAKIYAEITGYGATSDGFDMVAPSGEGAVRCMRQALTNVKEPVDYINAHGTSTPVGDIKELNAVREVFTEHVPYVTSTKSLSGHSLGAAGAHEAIYSLLMMENNFIAASANIENLDPEAKGVAIVTKKMDNIELNTLMSNSFGFGGTNASLVFQKYRS, from the coding sequence ATGAAACGTGTCGTAGTAACAGGCATGGGAATTGTTTCCTGCCTCGGCAATAATAAGGCCTCAGTTTTAGAATCACTGCAACAGGGTCGTTCAGGAATCCGCTTTAAAGAAGAATATAAAGAACTGGGTTTGCGCAGCCATATCGCCGGCAGCATTAATATTGACATCGACAGCGCCATTGACCGTCGCCACCGCCGTTTCATGAGCGATGCCGCCGCATTTGCTTACATTGCAATGCAAGAAGCAATTGATGACGCCGGTTTAACTCAGGAACAGGTGTCCAATGTTCGTACTGGCTTGGTGGCCGGCTCTGGTGGGCCTTCCCTCTCCAACGTTGTAGAAGTTGCGGATATTTTACGCAGCAAAGGTGTCAAGCGGATTGGGCCCTATCGAGTACCCAAAACGATGAGCAGCACCGTGTCTGCCTGTCTAGCCACCCCCTACCAGATTAAAGGCGTTAATTATTCGATTACCTCTGCCTGCTCTACCAGTGCTCATTGTATCGGTAATGCCATGGAGCTGATTCAACTTGGCAAGCAGGACATCGTTTTTGCGGGCGGCGGCGAAGAGGAGCACTGGACCTTTACCGCACAATTCGACGCGATGGGCGCACTCTCTACTAAATATAATGAAACCCCTGAACTTGCTTCACGTGCCTATGATGTGGATAGGGACGGCTTTGTCATTGCTGGCGGCGGCGCCATGCTGGTCATCGAAAGCCTTGAGCACGCAATTCAGCGCGGCGCTAAAATATATGCCGAAATAACTGGCTACGGTGCGACCTCTGATGGCTTTGATATGGTCGCCCCATCCGGTGAAGGCGCCGTACGCTGCATGCGCCAAGCACTCACTAATGTGAAAGAACCCGTCGATTACATCAACGCCCACGGCACCAGCACTCCCGTGGGGGACATCAAGGAACTCAACGCGGTACGTGAGGTGTTTACCGAACATGTGCCCTATGTTACTTCCACCAAATCGCTGTCTGGACACTCCCTCGGCGCAGCTGGTGCTCATGAAGCAATTTATAGCCTGTTGATGATGGAAAACAATTTTATCGCGGCATCTGCCAACATAGAAAACCTGGATCCTGAGGCAAAAGGCGTTGCCATCGTCACTAAAAAAATGGATAACATTGAGCTAAACACGCTCATGTCTAATAGTTTTGGATTTGGCGGTACGAATGCTTCTCTCGTCTTTCAGAAATATCGTAGCTAA
- a CDS encoding 1-acyl-sn-glycerol-3-phosphate acyltransferase produces the protein MVCIILLPWLAVPHRFKIAILLNRFVIWWFGFCCGVRYQIEGIENLPQDGVAILVSNHQSEWETFYFQILVSPLCTVLKKELLWVPFFGWALALIKPIAIDRKSRTGALKQILQQGAEKLKQGFWVLIFPEGTRVNPGERRKFSKTGALLAEQTGRPVVPVAHNAGEIWPARGFLKNSGVLHLVIGAPIDPNGRTVNEIYQQSTEWIETTRDRISRC, from the coding sequence ATGGTCTGTATTATATTGCTGCCTTGGCTGGCGGTACCGCATCGCTTCAAAATTGCCATTTTGCTCAACCGCTTTGTCATTTGGTGGTTCGGCTTTTGTTGCGGCGTACGCTATCAAATTGAAGGAATTGAAAACTTACCGCAAGACGGCGTCGCTATTTTGGTCAGTAATCATCAAAGTGAATGGGAAACATTTTATTTTCAAATTCTGGTTTCGCCGCTCTGTACCGTACTCAAAAAAGAACTGCTCTGGGTACCTTTTTTTGGCTGGGCGCTAGCCTTAATCAAACCTATCGCAATTGACCGAAAATCGCGAACCGGCGCTTTAAAACAGATTTTGCAGCAGGGCGCAGAAAAATTGAAACAGGGTTTTTGGGTTCTTATTTTTCCCGAAGGGACGCGCGTCAATCCTGGTGAGCGAAGAAAGTTTTCAAAAACTGGGGCGCTGTTGGCGGAGCAAACCGGTAGGCCTGTTGTCCCAGTCGCGCATAATGCAGGAGAAATTTGGCCGGCTCGAGGCTTTCTCAAAAACTCTGGCGTTTTGCATCTGGTGATAGGTGCGCCCATTGACCCGAACGGGCGCACGGTTAACGAAATTTATCAGCAGTCGACGGAGTGGATTGAAACCACCCGGGACCGTATTTCAAGGTGCTGA
- the rfbD gene encoding dTDP-4-dehydrorhamnose reductase, translating into MKLLITGSAGQVGSALCALAEAGNIDYQAYSSAELDITRESKVLRVMRRNRPTCVINAAAYTAVDQAEDDSNHCFAVNRDGARYLAKACSRYGASMLQISTSYVFDGKKKSGYVEEDITNPINRYGASKLAGEQEIAKLLNRYAILRVSWVFGEVGDNFVKTIARVCQEREELSIVDDQVGAPTPATDVARVLIAMAQQYDCGSKAWGIYHYASEGTTNWHDFAEQIVAETSKYTPVKVRQVKAVKTTEYDYQAARPLNSQLNCQKILDAFGIKQRSWRSEMAKVVKYCCQSKLNLSE; encoded by the coding sequence GTGAAACTACTCATTACAGGATCCGCCGGCCAAGTCGGTAGTGCACTCTGCGCGTTGGCGGAAGCAGGAAATATCGATTATCAGGCCTATTCGTCCGCTGAACTTGATATCACCAGAGAAAGCAAGGTGCTGCGTGTCATGCGCAGAAACCGGCCGACCTGTGTGATTAATGCGGCTGCTTATACCGCGGTAGATCAGGCGGAAGACGACTCCAATCACTGCTTCGCGGTGAATCGCGATGGTGCACGTTATTTAGCCAAGGCCTGTAGCCGTTATGGCGCGTCCATGTTGCAGATATCCACTAGCTATGTATTTGATGGTAAAAAAAAATCAGGCTATGTTGAGGAAGATATCACTAATCCAATCAACCGTTATGGGGCTAGTAAATTAGCGGGTGAACAAGAGATAGCTAAACTGTTAAACCGCTATGCTATTTTGCGAGTCAGTTGGGTTTTTGGCGAAGTAGGCGATAATTTTGTTAAAACGATTGCGCGTGTTTGCCAAGAGCGTGAGGAATTGTCGATAGTCGATGATCAGGTAGGCGCACCAACCCCGGCGACGGATGTAGCAAGAGTCCTTATCGCAATGGCACAACAATATGACTGTGGTTCAAAGGCTTGGGGGATCTACCACTATGCAAGCGAAGGCACTACTAACTGGCATGATTTCGCTGAACAGATTGTTGCTGAAACCAGTAAATATACACCGGTTAAAGTGAGGCAAGTCAAGGCGGTAAAAACGACAGAATATGACTATCAAGCGGCGCGTCCATTAAATTCGCAGTTGAATTGCCAGAAGATTTTAGATGCTTTCGGTATCAAGCAGCGATCCTGGAGATCGGAAATGGCAAAAGTGGTGAAATACTGCTGTCAGTCAAAGCTCAATTTATCGGAATAG
- the ssb gene encoding single-stranded DNA-binding protein — MARGVNKVILVGNCGSDPETRYLPSGGAVTNITVATSESWKDKQSGQQQERTEWHRVVFFNKLAEIAGEYLHKGSKVYLEGSLRTRQWEKDGVKRYTTEIVASDMQMLDSRSGSDASSGQSPAPSRSAPATASKSPASSNDNPSASFDDFDDDIPF, encoded by the coding sequence ATGGCGCGTGGCGTGAACAAAGTAATCTTAGTGGGTAACTGCGGTAGTGATCCAGAAACTCGTTATCTGCCTTCGGGTGGGGCAGTGACTAATATCACTGTTGCTACGAGCGAAAGCTGGAAAGATAAGCAAAGTGGTCAACAGCAGGAGCGTACGGAATGGCATCGTGTTGTGTTTTTCAATAAGTTAGCGGAAATTGCGGGAGAATACCTGCATAAAGGCTCAAAGGTTTATCTCGAAGGTTCGTTGCGTACGCGTCAATGGGAGAAGGATGGCGTCAAACGCTACACCACCGAGATTGTTGCCTCCGACATGCAGATGTTAGATAGTCGTTCAGGCAGCGATGCCAGCTCGGGCCAGTCACCGGCGCCGTCTCGCTCAGCTCCCGCCACTGCCTCAAAATCTCCAGCAAGCAGCAATGACAACCCGTCAGCCAGCTTTGATGATTTTGATGACGATATTCCGTTCTAG
- the uvrA gene encoding excinuclease ABC subunit UvrA: MSYIQLRGVRTHNLKNIDLDIPRDKLVVITGLSGSGKSSLAFDTLYAEGQRRYVESLSTYARQFLSMMEKPDLDHVEGLSPAISIEQKATSHNPRSTVGTITEIYDYLRLLFARAGEPRCPDHDEPLEAQAISQMVDQVLALPADSKLMMLAPVVQGRKGEHLHLFNELKSQGFIRARINGIITELDEAPALDKNKKHHIEVVIDRFKVRDDIELRLAESFETCLSLSNGIAKIVPMEADESGKLQELLFSSLFACPICGHSISELEPRMFSFNNPAGACATCDGLGVHQFFDQDRIVHQPNHKIAEGAIRGWDRRNAYYYQMLTCVANHYGFDLDLPFEELSSEAKQVILHGSGEDKVEFKYLTERGDIIIKSHPFEGVLPNISRRYKSTESQMVREDLSKYLSEQPCPSCGGTRLRRESRHVFIDGKTLPELTQLPVGKAMLYAQQLTLPGRRGEVAEKILKEIRLRLSFLVNVGLEYLTLSRSAETLSGGEAQRIRLASQIGAGLMGVMYILDEPSIGLHQRDNERLLKTLFHLRDLGNSVIVVEHDEEAIRSADYVIDIGPGAGVHGGQIVAQGTPEDILANPNSITGQYLSGTREINIPAHRHPFDKNKVLRLEGASSNNLKQVDIEIPLGLMTCVTGVSGSGKSTLINNTLYPLAATALNNATTLKAAPYKKITGLELLDKVVDIDQSPIGRTPRSNPATYTGLFTPIRELFAATQEARSRGYKPGRFSFNVKGGRCETCQGDGLIKVEMHFLPDIYVPCDVCKGKRYNRETLDVKYKGKNIHEVLDMTIEESYEFFSAVPMLARKIQTLMDVGLSYIRLGQSATTLSGGEAQRVKLSKELSKRDTGQTLYILDEPTTGLHFFDVEQLLNVLHRLRDHGNTIVVIEHNLDVIKTADWLIDLGPEGGDGGGSIVATGTPEQVSTAKASHTGRFLKPMLTTKTAEAHQLAETT; encoded by the coding sequence ATGAGTTACATCCAATTGCGTGGTGTTCGCACGCACAATTTGAAAAATATTGATCTCGATATTCCCCGCGACAAGTTAGTGGTCATCACTGGCCTCTCTGGCTCAGGCAAGTCCTCTCTGGCATTCGATACGCTTTACGCGGAAGGTCAGCGGCGTTACGTGGAATCCCTCTCGACCTATGCCCGCCAATTCCTTTCCATGATGGAAAAGCCCGACCTCGATCATGTGGAAGGCTTGTCACCTGCCATCTCCATTGAGCAAAAGGCAACCTCCCATAACCCAAGATCTACCGTAGGCACTATCACCGAAATATACGATTATTTGCGCTTGCTGTTCGCCCGCGCAGGTGAACCGCGCTGCCCCGATCACGACGAACCTTTAGAAGCTCAGGCCATTAGTCAGATGGTTGATCAGGTGCTGGCACTACCCGCTGACAGCAAACTTATGATGCTGGCACCAGTGGTACAGGGCCGTAAAGGTGAGCATTTACATCTTTTCAACGAACTAAAGTCGCAGGGATTTATTCGCGCACGTATTAACGGCATTATCACTGAACTGGATGAAGCGCCCGCGCTCGACAAAAATAAGAAGCATCATATTGAAGTGGTGATCGACCGCTTCAAAGTCCGCGATGACATCGAACTGCGCTTAGCTGAATCCTTTGAAACCTGCTTATCACTCAGCAACGGTATCGCCAAAATCGTCCCCATGGAAGCAGATGAATCGGGCAAGTTACAAGAGCTGCTTTTTTCATCGCTGTTCGCCTGCCCGATCTGTGGTCACAGTATCTCAGAACTAGAACCACGCATGTTCTCCTTCAATAATCCAGCTGGCGCCTGCGCCACCTGCGACGGTCTTGGCGTCCACCAATTTTTTGACCAAGATCGCATCGTTCATCAACCAAACCACAAGATCGCCGAAGGCGCAATCCGGGGCTGGGACAGACGCAATGCCTATTACTATCAAATGCTGACCTGTGTCGCCAACCACTATGGGTTTGACCTAGACCTGCCCTTTGAAGAGTTGAGCTCAGAGGCCAAACAGGTCATCCTGCACGGCTCAGGGGAAGATAAAGTCGAGTTTAAGTACCTTACAGAACGTGGTGATATCATCATCAAGTCTCACCCTTTTGAGGGCGTACTGCCAAATATTTCACGACGCTATAAATCCACCGAATCGCAGATGGTACGCGAAGATTTATCCAAGTATCTGAGCGAGCAGCCCTGCCCTTCCTGTGGCGGCACTCGGCTGCGTCGGGAATCTCGCCATGTTTTTATCGATGGCAAAACCCTACCGGAACTTACCCAGTTACCCGTTGGCAAAGCCATGCTATACGCACAACAACTTACCTTGCCCGGACGCCGCGGCGAAGTGGCTGAAAAAATTCTTAAGGAAATTCGCCTGCGCCTATCCTTCCTGGTTAATGTTGGACTGGAATATTTAACTCTGAGCCGCAGCGCCGAGACCCTGTCCGGCGGCGAAGCCCAGCGTATTCGTCTTGCCAGCCAGATAGGCGCTGGCTTAATGGGCGTCATGTATATACTCGATGAACCCTCCATTGGCTTGCATCAGCGCGATAATGAACGCTTGCTGAAAACCCTCTTCCATCTGCGCGATCTGGGTAATTCGGTAATTGTGGTGGAACATGACGAAGAAGCCATTCGCAGTGCCGATTATGTGATCGATATTGGCCCCGGTGCGGGTGTTCACGGCGGTCAAATCGTGGCGCAAGGGACGCCTGAGGATATCCTGGCAAATCCCAACTCTATCACGGGTCAATATTTATCTGGCACACGCGAAATTAACATCCCCGCACACCGACACCCATTCGATAAAAATAAAGTGTTACGTTTAGAAGGCGCCAGCTCTAACAACCTCAAGCAGGTCGACATTGAAATCCCACTCGGACTGATGACCTGCGTGACCGGCGTATCAGGGTCGGGCAAATCAACTTTGATCAACAATACCCTGTACCCTTTGGCAGCAACAGCACTCAACAATGCCACCACATTAAAGGCTGCACCTTATAAAAAGATTACGGGCTTAGAACTTCTCGACAAGGTGGTGGATATTGACCAAAGCCCCATCGGTCGCACACCTCGTTCCAATCCTGCCACCTACACTGGCCTGTTTACGCCGATCCGAGAGCTATTTGCGGCGACGCAGGAAGCCCGTTCACGTGGCTATAAACCTGGCCGCTTTAGCTTTAACGTCAAAGGTGGACGCTGTGAAACCTGCCAGGGCGACGGCCTCATTAAAGTTGAAATGCATTTTTTACCCGATATTTACGTACCCTGCGATGTTTGTAAAGGCAAGAGGTACAACCGGGAAACACTGGACGTTAAATACAAAGGGAAAAATATTCACGAAGTGCTGGATATGACAATTGAAGAATCCTATGAATTCTTCAGCGCCGTACCGATGCTGGCACGCAAAATCCAAACACTGATGGATGTCGGCCTCTCCTACATTCGTTTGGGACAGTCTGCCACTACACTTTCCGGCGGCGAGGCGCAACGCGTCAAGCTGTCTAAAGAGTTATCCAAACGCGATACTGGTCAGACACTCTATATACTTGATGAACCTACGACTGGTTTACACTTCTTTGATGTTGAGCAATTACTTAATGTGCTGCATCGACTGCGAGACCACGGCAACACTATCGTGGTTATCGAGCACAACCTCGATGTCATTAAAACCGCTGATTGGCTGATTGATTTAGGTCCAGAGGGCGGTGATGGCGGCGGCAGCATCGTCGCGACGGGAACACCTGAGCAGGTCAGTACGGCAAAAGCGTCTCACACCGGACGCTTTTTAAAACCCATGCTAACCACCAAAACAGCTGAAGCACATCAACTGGCCGAAACCACCTAG